In Phoenix dactylifera cultivar Barhee BC4 unplaced genomic scaffold, palm_55x_up_171113_PBpolish2nd_filt_p 000563F, whole genome shotgun sequence, the following are encoded in one genomic region:
- the LOC120103760 gene encoding cancer-related nucleoside-triphosphatase homolog isoform X2: protein MCDRAQNCSRLRSNPPHAMATAPSKCFIVTGPPGIGKTTLVMRVLESLKTSHPHLNIRGFYTREVREASERVGFEVVTLDGRRGTLASSTVLSAESFRWPSVGKYKVDVASFESLALPELQVKEGTDLFIIDEVGKMELFSSSFFPAVLKILESNIPILASIPIPKFGRDIPGGIQSLLCDRS, encoded by the exons ATGTGCGATAGGGCGCAGAATTGCAGCCGACTCCGCTCAAATCCTCCCCACGCCATGGCCACCGCTCCGAGCAAATGCTTTATCGTCACCGGCCCTCCC GGGATTGGAAAGACGACGCTGGTGATGAGAGTTTTGGAGAGTCTCAAGACTTCTCACCCTCACCTCAATATCCGGGGCTTCTACACTC GGGAAGTCAGGGAGGCCTCTGAGAGGGTTGGGTTCGAGGTCGTCACGCTGGATGGTAGACGCGGTACCCTCGCCTCGTCCACTGTCTTAAG TGCTGAATCTTTCAGATGGCCTAGTGTTGGAAAATACAAAGTAGATGTGGCGTCATTTGAATCTCTGGCATTGCCTGAGTTGCAG GTCAAAGAGGGCACAGATCTTTTCATTATTGATGAAGTGGGTAAAATGGAGTTGTTCAGTTCTTCATTTTTCCCTGCTGTTCTGAAAATTCTCGAATCCAATATTCCAATTCTGGCATCCATTCCTATTCCAAAGTTTGGTCGTGACATTCCTGGAG GCATCCAGTCACTTTTGTGTGATCGTTCCTGA
- the LOC120103760 gene encoding cancer-related nucleoside-triphosphatase homolog isoform X1, whose translation MCDRAQNCSRLRSNPPHAMATAPSKCFIVTGPPGIGKTTLVMRVLESLKTSHPHLNIRGFYTREVREASERVGFEVVTLDGRRGTLASSTVLSAESFRWPSVGKYKVDVASFESLALPELQVKEGTDLFIIDEVGKMELFSSSFFPAVLKILESNIPILASIPIPKFGRDIPGVARLRNHPGAAVFTLNTGNRDAIKENIYNFLVTLLSKH comes from the exons ATGTGCGATAGGGCGCAGAATTGCAGCCGACTCCGCTCAAATCCTCCCCACGCCATGGCCACCGCTCCGAGCAAATGCTTTATCGTCACCGGCCCTCCC GGGATTGGAAAGACGACGCTGGTGATGAGAGTTTTGGAGAGTCTCAAGACTTCTCACCCTCACCTCAATATCCGGGGCTTCTACACTC GGGAAGTCAGGGAGGCCTCTGAGAGGGTTGGGTTCGAGGTCGTCACGCTGGATGGTAGACGCGGTACCCTCGCCTCGTCCACTGTCTTAAG TGCTGAATCTTTCAGATGGCCTAGTGTTGGAAAATACAAAGTAGATGTGGCGTCATTTGAATCTCTGGCATTGCCTGAGTTGCAG GTCAAAGAGGGCACAGATCTTTTCATTATTGATGAAGTGGGTAAAATGGAGTTGTTCAGTTCTTCATTTTTCCCTGCTGTTCTGAAAATTCTCGAATCCAATATTCCAATTCTGGCATCCATTCCTATTCCAAAGTTTGGTCGTGACATTCCTGGAG TTGCAAGGTTGAGGAATCATCCCGGAGCTGCTGTGTTCACACTAAACACGGGGAACAGAGAtgcaatcaaagaaaatatctaTAACTTCTTGGTCACCTTGTTGTCAAAGCATTGA